Below is a window of Streptomyces sp. ITFR-16 DNA.
CAGGCGTGGAACGTGATGGACCTGTCCAAGCTGCTCTTCAACACCCTGTACTACGCGTTCGGCGCGCTCGCCTTCCAGCTGGTCTTCGACGTCGCCGCCGCCTACTCGCTCTCCAAGCTGCGGCCGGTCTTCGGCAAGGTCATCCTCGGCATGATGCTGGCCACCCTGATGATCCCGGCCACCGTCCTCGTCGTCCCGCAGTACCTGACGGTCCTGGACGTGCCGATCTTCCAGCGCAACCTGGTCAACTCGCCCTGGGCGATCTGGCTGCCGTCGGTCACCAACGCCTTCAACATCTTCCTGCTGAAGCGGTTCTTCGACTCCATCCCGCGTGAACTCCTCGACGCAGCCTCCATCGACGGCGCGTCACCCCTCAGGACGCTGCGCTCGATCATCCTGCCGATCTCCCGGCCGATCCTCGGCGTCGTCTCCATCTTCGCCGTCGTCGGGGTGTGGAAGGACTTCCTCTGGCCGATGCTCACCCTGCCCGACCCGAGCAAGCAGACGCTCAACGTGGGCATCTACTCCCTGGCCAGCGGCGTACCGGAGAACGTGCTGATCGCCGCGCTCACCATCGCGTCCATCCCGACGCTGCTCATCTTCCTGCTCTTCCAGCGCAACATCATGAGCGGTCTGACCGCGGGCGGCCTCAAGGGGTA
It encodes the following:
- a CDS encoding carbohydrate ABC transporter permease: MASNTLVSRRGSDVRKSARRRAARGADLGRQRTLISPAQLGRPRGRALYWIVFALVIILFTVAFLGPLYWMVTGGLKTTQEVVQSPPTAFPSSIHTENYSQAWNVMDLSKLLFNTLYYAFGALAFQLVFDVAAAYSLSKLRPVFGKVILGMMLATLMIPATVLVVPQYLTVLDVPIFQRNLVNSPWAIWLPSVTNAFNIFLLKRFFDSIPRELLDAASIDGASPLRTLRSIILPISRPILGVVSIFAVVGVWKDFLWPMLTLPDPSKQTLNVGIYSLASGVPENVLIAALTIASIPTLLIFLLFQRNIMSGLTAGGLKG